A region of Bradyrhizobium sp. SZCCHNS1050 DNA encodes the following proteins:
- a CDS encoding GAF domain-containing protein gives MPVPLTTPAFGHATLADCEREQIHLAGSIQPHGILLAVKEPDNIVIQASTNAAAFLNTGSVVGRPLRDLGGDLALQILPHLNSPLHLAPMTLRCTAGAPPRRVDCTLHRPSNGGLIVELEPATKTTNIAPALDGAFHRITSASSLLGLCDETATIFREIAGYDRVMVYRFDEDGHGEVLSERRRPDLEAFLGNRYPASDIPQIARRLYERNRVRLLVDVNYRPVPLQPRISPLNGRDLDMSLSCLRSMSPIHQKYLQNMGVGATLVCSLMVSGRLWGLIACHHYEPRFVPFDIRAAGEALAETCAIRIAALESFAQSQSELVVRRLEQRLVEAVSRDGEWQAALFDGSQSLLQPLGASGAALLFEGQVTTAGDVPSTQRIRDLAAWLDRRRNTPGAAPEGLTATSSLTLDEPSFADIRSIASGLIAAPLSASEGEYLLWFRPEQVRTVTWGGDPLKAVIIGDDPSDLSPRRSFAKWHQLVEGKSEPWSSAELASARAVSETVADVALQLRSVRMVIAQDQLATISAQVLRSEQPVIIADVEGRILLMNEAFEQQLRAPHPHIPHLRDLGSYCTAPAEFRANLDDLMRNKRSWRGELTLTGGASPQRPLMVRADPVIAPYDRVLGFVLIFSDLTERKTAEAARARFQEEIDGARRPTLRLDQSASLIYKELAASTVENAQLAALEVTHGAQAGSMPEMLESIRNSTTRTLEILEHLVWYRSQSEE, from the coding sequence TTGCCCGTTCCGCTGACAACGCCGGCCTTCGGCCACGCTACTCTTGCGGATTGCGAGCGTGAACAGATTCATCTCGCAGGCTCGATCCAGCCGCACGGCATTCTCCTGGCGGTCAAGGAGCCCGACAACATCGTCATCCAGGCCAGCACCAATGCGGCCGCCTTCCTCAACACTGGCTCCGTGGTCGGACGTCCGTTACGCGATCTTGGCGGCGATCTCGCGCTGCAGATCCTGCCGCATCTCAACAGCCCGCTCCATCTGGCTCCGATGACCCTGCGATGCACCGCCGGGGCGCCGCCGCGCCGGGTCGACTGCACGCTTCACCGGCCCTCGAATGGCGGGCTGATCGTCGAGCTGGAGCCGGCGACGAAGACGACCAACATCGCGCCTGCGCTCGACGGCGCCTTCCACCGCATCACCTCAGCCTCATCGCTGCTCGGCCTGTGCGACGAGACGGCGACCATCTTCAGGGAGATCGCCGGCTACGACCGCGTCATGGTCTATCGCTTCGACGAAGATGGCCATGGCGAGGTGTTGTCGGAGCGGCGGCGGCCGGATCTGGAGGCCTTTCTCGGCAACCGCTATCCGGCGTCCGACATTCCGCAGATCGCGCGCCGGCTCTACGAGCGCAACCGGGTGCGCCTCCTGGTCGACGTCAACTACAGGCCTGTGCCGCTGCAGCCGCGCATCTCGCCGCTCAACGGCCGCGATCTCGACATGTCCCTGAGCTGCCTGCGCAGCATGTCGCCGATCCACCAGAAATATCTGCAGAACATGGGTGTCGGCGCGACACTGGTGTGCTCGCTGATGGTCAGCGGAAGGCTGTGGGGACTGATCGCCTGCCATCACTATGAGCCGCGCTTCGTGCCGTTCGACATTCGCGCGGCAGGCGAGGCGCTGGCCGAGACCTGCGCGATCCGGATCGCGGCGCTGGAGAGCTTTGCCCAAAGCCAGTCCGAGCTGGTCGTGCGCCGGCTGGAGCAGCGGCTGGTCGAAGCGGTGTCGCGCGACGGCGAATGGCAGGCCGCGCTGTTCGACGGCTCGCAGTCGCTGCTGCAGCCGCTCGGTGCCAGCGGCGCGGCGCTGCTGTTCGAGGGCCAAGTCACGACCGCCGGCGACGTCCCGTCGACGCAGCGCATCCGCGACCTCGCCGCCTGGCTCGATCGCCGGCGCAACACTCCGGGAGCAGCCCCCGAGGGCTTGACGGCGACCAGCTCGCTGACGCTCGATGAGCCGTCCTTTGCCGACATCCGCTCGATCGCCAGCGGCTTGATCGCCGCTCCGCTGTCGGCGAGCGAGGGCGAGTATCTGTTGTGGTTCCGGCCGGAGCAGGTCCGGACGGTGACCTGGGGCGGCGATCCGCTCAAGGCCGTCATCATCGGCGACGATCCGTCGGATCTGTCGCCGCGGCGCTCGTTTGCGAAATGGCATCAGCTGGTCGAAGGCAAGTCCGAGCCGTGGTCGAGCGCCGAGCTCGCCTCCGCCCGCGCGGTGAGCGAAACGGTCGCCGACGTGGCGCTGCAGCTGCGTTCGGTCCGCATGGTGATCGCGCAGGACCAGCTCGCCACGATCAGCGCTCAGGTGCTGCGCTCGGAGCAGCCGGTCATCATCGCCGATGTCGAGGGCCGCATCCTGCTGATGAACGAAGCGTTCGAGCAGCAGCTGCGCGCCCCGCATCCGCACATCCCGCATCTGCGCGATCTCGGCAGCTACTGCACGGCGCCGGCGGAATTCCGCGCCAATCTCGACGACCTCATGCGCAACAAGCGGAGCTGGCGCGGCGAGCTGACACTGACGGGCGGCGCCTCGCCGCAACGGCCGTTGATGGTGCGCGCCGACCCGGTGATCGCACCGTATGATCGCGTGCTCGGCTTCGTGCTGATCTTCTCGGACTTGACCGAGCGCAAGACCGCCGAGGCGGCCCGCGCGCGCTTCCAGGAAGAGATCGACGGCGCCCGCCGGCCGACGCTGCGGCTCGATCAGAGCGCAAGCCTGATCTACAAGGAGCTCGCTGCCTCCACCGTGGAGAACGCGCAGCTCGCGGCGCTCGAGGTGACGCACGGAGCACAGGCCGGCAGCATGCCGGAGATGCTGGAGAGCATCCGCAATTCGACCACGCGGACACTGGAGATCCTCGAGCACCTGGTGTGGTACCGCTCGCAGAGCGAAGAGTGA
- the ppsR gene encoding transcriptional regulator PpsR, whose amino-acid sequence MAEFHGPRPDVTLLLDMDGVIREATLSPNMSAENVDIWLGRPWSEIVDDASEKIERIMQDTRRTGISAFRQITQRFPSGLELPMEFTTVLLGGRAGMLAIGKNLQAVAELQARLISAQQTIERDYWKLREIETRYRLVIEDSNEAVLLTKVSDLRIVEANRTAAAALGVSSRRRDNLVGREFLQEIPQKDREPVELMLRRVRDQGKAPGIVIHLGQDTAPWMLRGSLMSSDTAPMFLLQMAPIGKAAQPGPLPDDPEALIDNLPDAVISIDGTGAVKRANRAFLELVEVGSKEALIGEKLSRWLTRPGADLSVLISNVERHGAVRLLSTTIQGELGTETEVEISAAAHGLDGQRRIGLVLRNIARRLSPTAEHDNLRVALAGINESVGKTPLRDLVRSTVEVVEQHYVRAALELANGNRTSAAEILGLSRQSLYAKLDRYNLSQLEESDEETEKGR is encoded by the coding sequence ATGGCCGAGTTTCACGGTCCACGACCCGACGTGACATTGCTGCTGGACATGGACGGCGTGATCCGTGAGGCGACGCTGTCGCCGAACATGTCAGCCGAGAATGTCGACATCTGGCTCGGCCGTCCCTGGTCCGAGATCGTCGATGATGCGAGCGAGAAGATCGAGCGCATCATGCAGGACACCAGGCGGACCGGCATTTCCGCGTTCCGACAGATCACGCAGCGATTCCCGAGCGGTCTCGAGCTGCCGATGGAATTCACCACCGTGCTACTCGGTGGCCGGGCCGGCATGCTGGCGATCGGCAAGAATCTGCAGGCGGTCGCGGAGCTCCAGGCCCGGCTGATCTCGGCCCAGCAGACCATCGAGCGCGACTACTGGAAGCTGCGCGAGATCGAGACGCGCTACCGCCTGGTCATCGAGGATTCCAACGAGGCTGTGCTGCTGACGAAGGTGTCAGATCTGCGCATCGTCGAAGCGAATCGGACGGCGGCAGCCGCGCTCGGCGTTTCAAGCCGGCGCCGGGACAATCTGGTGGGCCGCGAGTTCCTGCAGGAGATCCCGCAAAAGGATCGCGAGCCGGTGGAGCTGATGCTGAGGCGCGTCCGCGACCAGGGCAAGGCGCCGGGCATCGTGATTCACCTCGGCCAGGACACCGCCCCCTGGATGCTCCGGGGATCGCTGATGAGCAGCGACACCGCCCCGATGTTCCTGCTGCAGATGGCGCCGATCGGCAAGGCCGCGCAGCCCGGTCCGCTGCCCGACGATCCCGAGGCGCTGATCGACAATCTTCCCGATGCCGTCATCAGCATCGATGGCACCGGTGCCGTCAAGCGCGCCAATCGGGCCTTCCTGGAGCTGGTCGAGGTCGGATCGAAAGAGGCGCTGATCGGCGAGAAGCTCAGCCGGTGGCTGACGCGCCCCGGCGCCGACCTTTCGGTGCTGATCTCCAACGTCGAGCGCCATGGAGCCGTCCGACTGCTGTCGACCACGATCCAGGGCGAGCTCGGAACCGAGACCGAGGTCGAGATCTCGGCCGCCGCCCATGGCCTCGACGGCCAGCGCCGGATCGGCCTGGTGTTGCGCAACATCGCCAGGCGGTTGTCGCCCACGGCGGAGCATGACAATCTGCGGGTCGCCCTCGCGGGCATCAACGAATCGGTCGGCAAAACACCATTGCGCGACCTGGTGAGGAGCACGGTCGAAGTCGTCGAGCAGCATTACGTCCGCGCTGCGCTCGAGCTCGCCAACGGGAACCGGACGTCGGCTGCCGAAATTCTCGGCCTCAGCCGCCAGAGTCTTTACGCCAAGCTCGATCGGTATAATCTGAGCCAGCTCGAAGAAAGCGACGAGGAAACCGAAAAGGGGAGATAG
- a CDS encoding c-type cytochrome, which translates to MLKAGLVAAVVVATSGGAALALDGGDAAKGEQVFKQCMTCHRIGPEAKNAVGPVLTGVVGRPTGTYPGFAYSELNKHAGEAGLVWTEDNIFAYLPDPNAFLKKFLTDKGKADQATGSTKMVFKLANEQQRKDVIAYLKTFSEKK; encoded by the coding sequence ATGCTCAAGGCGGGTTTGGTTGCGGCAGTCGTGGTTGCAACGTCGGGAGGCGCCGCATTGGCGCTGGACGGCGGCGACGCTGCGAAGGGCGAACAGGTCTTCAAGCAGTGCATGACCTGCCATCGGATCGGACCGGAGGCGAAGAACGCGGTCGGTCCCGTGCTCACCGGCGTGGTCGGCCGGCCTACCGGGACCTATCCGGGCTTCGCCTATTCTGAGCTGAACAAGCATGCCGGCGAGGCCGGGCTGGTCTGGACCGAGGACAACATCTTCGCATACCTCCCAGATCCCAACGCCTTCCTGAAGAAGTTCCTCACCGACAAGGGCAAAGCGGATCAGGCCACTGGATCGACCAAGATGGTGTTCAAGCTCGCCAACGAGCAGCAGCGCAAGGACGTCATCGCGTATCTGAAGACGTTCTCCGAGAAGAAGTGA
- a CDS encoding geranylgeranyl diphosphate reductase, whose protein sequence is MSPSSSPECFDVVVVGGGPAGATAANDLARQGHHVLLLDKAGRIKPCGGAIPPRLIAEFEIPDYLLVARISSARMVSPSNRDVDMPIDGGFVGMVDREHYDEWLRARAAANGAIRRTGTFSHIARDDDGKSVVHYVRRMDDGSVREDRVRARAVIGADGAVSAVARQCIPEASEMRYVFAYHEIIRSPDRSHPVFDAARCDVVYRGRLSPDFYSWVFPHGPTTSIGTGSAHKGFSLRGSVAEFRKAAALDDLETVRREGAPIPLKPLSRWDNGRDVVLAGDASGVVAPASGEGIYYAMAGGRAAAVAVALFLKTGDAAALATARKSFMRKHGAVFFILGMMQRYWYTNDARRERFVAICRDKDVQQLTWDAYMNKELVKAKPLSHVRIFFKNIAHLTGLARAA, encoded by the coding sequence ATGAGCCCCTCCTCCAGCCCGGAATGCTTTGATGTCGTGGTCGTCGGCGGCGGTCCCGCCGGCGCCACCGCCGCCAATGATCTGGCCCGCCAGGGTCATCACGTGCTGCTGCTCGACAAGGCCGGCCGCATCAAGCCGTGCGGTGGCGCCATTCCGCCGCGGCTGATCGCCGAGTTCGAGATTCCCGATTATCTGCTGGTGGCCCGAATCTCGTCCGCCCGCATGGTGTCGCCGAGCAACCGGGACGTCGACATGCCGATCGACGGCGGCTTCGTCGGCATGGTCGATCGCGAGCACTACGACGAATGGCTGCGCGCGCGCGCCGCCGCAAACGGCGCGATCCGCCGCACCGGGACCTTCAGCCATATCGCGCGCGACGACGACGGCAAGTCGGTGGTGCACTATGTCAGGCGCATGGACGACGGCAGCGTGCGCGAGGACCGTGTGCGGGCCCGCGCCGTGATCGGCGCCGACGGGGCGGTCTCGGCCGTGGCGCGCCAGTGCATCCCCGAAGCCAGCGAGATGCGCTACGTGTTCGCGTATCACGAGATCATCCGCTCGCCGGACCGCAGCCATCCGGTGTTCGATGCCGCGCGGTGCGATGTCGTCTATCGCGGCCGGCTGTCGCCGGACTTCTACAGCTGGGTGTTTCCGCACGGGCCGACCACCAGCATCGGCACCGGCAGCGCGCATAAGGGCTTTTCGCTGCGGGGCTCAGTCGCCGAATTCCGCAAGGCCGCCGCGCTCGACGATCTCGAAACCGTCCGCCGCGAAGGCGCGCCGATCCCGCTGAAGCCGCTGTCGCGGTGGGACAATGGCCGCGACGTCGTGCTGGCCGGCGATGCGTCCGGCGTGGTGGCCCCGGCCTCCGGTGAGGGCATCTACTACGCAATGGCCGGCGGCCGCGCGGCTGCCGTCGCCGTTGCCTTGTTCCTCAAGACCGGCGATGCAGCCGCCCTGGCCACCGCCCGCAAATCCTTCATGCGCAAGCATGGCGCCGTGTTCTTCATCCTCGGCATGATGCAGCGCTACTGGTACACGAACGACGCCCGCCGCGAGCGCTTCGTCGCGATCTGCCGTGACAAGGACGTCCAGCAGCTGACCTGGGACGCCTACATGAACAAGGAACTGGTGAAGGCGAAACCGCTGTCGCATGTGCGGATCTTCTTCAAGAACATCGCGCACCTCACCGGACTCGCGAGGGCCGCCTAG
- a CDS encoding BCD family MFS transporter yields the protein MSNAAPAPLSWFGIVRLGLVQTALGAVVVLTTSTLNRVMVIELALPAMIPGLLVAIHYAMQVLRPWLGHGSDVGGRRFAWIVGGMAVLAAGGLLAAAATALMATHLALGLALAVIAFIMIGIGVGAAGTSLLVLLAKRTAPGRRSAAASIAWIMMITGFIVTTAVAGKALDPFSGERLMTVSGTVSAIAMVLTLLGVWGIEQPDTSAETTSAIAERSGFMQDFREICREPQARRFAIFIFVSMLAYSAQDLILEPFAGSVFGMTPGQTTQLSSVQHMGALIGMILMPAMASLHADWRMRPQPWIIGGCLASALALLSLVAAATVGPAWPLRASVLLLGITNGVYAIAAIGAMMNMVSEGRDNREGTRMGLWGASQAISFGIGGFVGTAAADAARHFMPTTASAYAAVFAAEAALFVLSAWLAIWIKRPREPSPTLAAQPANLGA from the coding sequence ATGAGCAACGCTGCGCCCGCTCCTCTGTCCTGGTTCGGCATCGTCAGACTCGGCCTGGTGCAGACCGCGCTCGGCGCGGTCGTGGTGCTGACCACCTCGACGCTCAACCGCGTCATGGTGATCGAGCTCGCTTTGCCGGCCATGATCCCCGGCCTGCTGGTCGCGATCCATTACGCGATGCAGGTGCTGCGGCCCTGGCTCGGCCACGGCTCCGATGTCGGCGGGCGTCGTTTCGCCTGGATCGTCGGCGGCATGGCGGTGCTCGCGGCTGGCGGCCTGCTGGCCGCAGCCGCCACCGCGCTGATGGCGACCCACCTCGCCCTCGGCCTGGCGCTCGCAGTGATCGCGTTCATCATGATCGGCATTGGGGTCGGCGCCGCCGGCACCTCGCTTCTGGTGCTGCTCGCCAAGCGTACCGCGCCGGGGCGGCGTAGCGCCGCCGCCTCGATCGCCTGGATCATGATGATCACAGGCTTCATCGTCACCACGGCGGTGGCCGGCAAGGCGCTCGATCCGTTCTCCGGCGAGCGGCTGATGACGGTGTCGGGCACGGTGTCGGCCATCGCCATGGTGCTGACGCTGCTCGGCGTCTGGGGCATCGAACAGCCCGACACCTCTGCCGAGACGACCTCCGCCATCGCGGAGCGGTCGGGCTTCATGCAGGACTTCCGCGAGATCTGCCGGGAGCCGCAGGCGCGGCGCTTCGCGATCTTCATCTTCGTCTCGATGCTCGCCTACAGCGCACAGGACCTGATCCTGGAGCCGTTCGCCGGCAGCGTGTTCGGCATGACGCCGGGCCAGACCACGCAGCTCTCATCGGTGCAACACATGGGTGCACTGATCGGCATGATCCTGATGCCGGCGATGGCGAGCCTGCATGCCGATTGGCGGATGCGGCCGCAGCCGTGGATCATCGGCGGCTGCCTCGCCTCGGCGCTGGCGCTGCTCAGCCTGGTTGCGGCCGCGACCGTCGGCCCGGCCTGGCCGCTGCGCGCTTCCGTGTTGCTGCTCGGCATCACCAACGGTGTCTACGCCATCGCCGCGATCGGCGCGATGATGAACATGGTCAGCGAGGGCCGCGACAACCGCGAGGGCACGCGCATGGGCCTGTGGGGCGCCTCGCAGGCAATCTCGTTCGGCATCGGCGGCTTTGTCGGCACCGCGGCGGCCGACGCCGCGCGCCATTTCATGCCGACGACCGCCTCGGCCTACGCGGCGGTGTTCGCCGCCGAAGCCGCCTTGTTCGTCCTCTCCGCCTGGCTCGCGATCTGGATCAAGCGCCCGCGCGAGCCATCACCGACGCTGGCGGCGCAGCCGGCCAATCTGGGAGCATGA
- the chlG gene encoding chlorophyll synthase ChlG, which produces MTEIAPVPLAPRLHPSAVLELLKPITWFPPIWAFGCGVISSGAPLAPRWPVVIAGLVLAGPMVCATSQAVNDWFDRHVDALNEPDRPIPSGRIPGRWGLYIALIWTVLSLGVATLLGTWGFAAAALGLALAWAYSAPPIRLKQNGWWGNSAVGLCYEGLPWITAAAIMSAQAPSWPVLAVALLYSAGAHGIMTLNDFKSIGGDRVSGVNSLPVLLGAERAARLACITMALAQVAVLTLLIVWSRPAHAIIVVALIAAQLVLMRRLMTNPRELAPWYNGTGVLLYVLGMLVTALALAGLSA; this is translated from the coding sequence ATGACCGAGATCGCGCCCGTCCCCCTCGCTCCCCGGCTTCATCCCTCGGCCGTTCTCGAGCTGTTGAAGCCGATCACCTGGTTTCCACCGATCTGGGCGTTCGGCTGCGGCGTGATCTCGTCCGGCGCGCCACTGGCGCCGCGCTGGCCGGTCGTGATCGCGGGTCTCGTGCTCGCCGGGCCGATGGTTTGCGCCACCAGCCAGGCCGTCAACGATTGGTTCGACCGCCATGTCGATGCGCTCAACGAACCGGACCGGCCGATCCCGTCGGGCCGCATTCCCGGACGCTGGGGTCTCTATATTGCGCTGATCTGGACGGTGCTGTCGCTCGGCGTCGCCACCCTGCTCGGCACCTGGGGCTTTGCTGCTGCGGCGCTTGGCCTCGCGCTGGCCTGGGCCTACAGCGCGCCGCCGATCCGGCTCAAGCAGAACGGCTGGTGGGGCAACAGCGCCGTCGGCCTCTGCTACGAAGGCCTGCCCTGGATCACCGCGGCAGCGATCATGAGCGCGCAGGCGCCGTCCTGGCCCGTGCTCGCGGTCGCCCTGCTGTATAGCGCGGGCGCGCACGGCATCATGACCCTGAACGACTTCAAGTCGATCGGCGGCGACCGCGTCAGCGGCGTCAACTCGCTGCCGGTGCTGCTCGGCGCCGAGCGCGCCGCGCGCCTCGCCTGCATCACGATGGCGCTGGCGCAGGTTGCGGTGTTGACGCTGCTCATTGTCTGGAGCCGCCCGGCCCATGCCATCATCGTGGTTGCGCTGATCGCGGCCCAGCTGGTGCTGATGCGGCGGCTGATGACGAACCCGCGCGAGCTCGCGCCCTGGTACAACGGCACGGGCGTGCTGCTTTACGTGCTGGGCATGCTGGTCACGGCCCTCGCGCTGGCGGGGTTGTCGGCATGA